The nucleotide sequence TCCTGCCCGTGCCCCGACTGGCTGGCGGCCTACGCGCAGGGGGCGCCGGGGCGGGTGGCCCTGTACGGCCCCATGCGGTTCTGGGGGTTGAACGAACCCTGGGGCCGGGCGTCGGGACTGGCCTACAGCGCCTTTTTGCATGTCTGCCGGGTGATCGGTCGCCCCAACCTGGCGGGGGGCAACATGGCGTTCTCGCGTCAGGCCGCGCTGCTGGCCGGGGGCTACCCCGAGGTCGAAGCCTATGAGGACGTGATTCTGGGCCAGAACCTCGCCCGCCTCGGCGCCATCGGTTACGTGCCGCGTGCCCTGGTGGAAACGAGCGCCCGGCGTCTGGACCGGGGGGTGGGACCTTTTCTCGTTCAGCATCTGCGCAACCTCACCGGCCATACGCGGGGGTATTTCGGGGATGATCGCCTTCCTCCGCCGCCCCCTGACCAGGACCCGGCAGAGTAAGGTCGGACCGGCCCAGCACGCGGGCGTACACCGCCAGCACCTGCCGCGCCACCCCGGCGGGCGTGGTCCGTCCCCCGAATTCGCGGGCCTGCCGGGAGAAACGCTGGTGCTCGGCGGGACTGCTCAGCAGCTCCAGCGACCGCCCCACCAGCCCGGCCACGTCGCCGGGAGGCACCAGATAGCCGCTGTAGCCGCTCTGCACGCCGGTCAGGGTGCCCCGGGCGCCCACCGCGACCACCGGCACACCCATGAGCTGCGCTTCTTGCAGCACCAGCCCCTGCGTCTCGGTGTCCGAGGCGAAGACGAACAGCTCGGCGAGGCGGTAGTACGCCCCGATTTCGGTCCAGGGCCGCACCCCCACGAAGGTGACGCGCCCCGAGATCCCCAGCCGCTCGGCGTGGTCCTCGAGGTGGGCACGTTCCGGGCCTTCTCCCAGCATCACGAGGTGGGCGCCGGGAAGCTGCGCGAGCGCGTCGAGCACCAGATCGAAGCGCTTTTCGCGGGCCAGCCGCCCCACCGTGAGCAGCCGGCGCGTGCCGGAGGGCCAGGGGTCGGCGATGGGCGGCGCAGCTTCCAGGACCGCCGGGTCGATGCTGGTGGGAATCACCACCGCGTCCTCGATTCCGGCCTGCCGCAGCGTGTCCAGGGTGCCCGCCGTCGGCGTGATGACGGCGTCGGCCTCGCCGTAGAGCCGCCCGACGACTCTGGGCATGAAATGCACGGCGCGGTTGAGCTGCGTCATGCCCGGCACGTAGTGGGTGTAGGCCTCCAGGTGGGTGTGGTAGGTCGCCACGTGCGGCACCCGCCACTTGCGGGCCAGCCGCGCCCCGGCCAGGCCCAGAGTCAGCGGCGTGTGGGTGTGGACCACGTCGTAGCGCTGCTCGAAGGACTTGCGGGTGGGCCACGCCAGCCGGTAGGTCGGCAGCAGCGGATAACGCACACTCGCCACCCGGCGCACGTCGGCGCGGCGGTCGAGATGCTCGGGAAACTGCGGGGCGACCACGTCCACCCGGTGTCCCAGGGCGCGAAGCTCGTCGCTCAGCAGGCAGACGCTGGTCACGATGCCGTTCTGGTCGGGGAGGAAGGTGTCGGTAAACAGGCCGATTCTCAGAGGGTTCATAACGCCTTGCCCCGGACCCGGAAGGAGGAAACCTGAAGCATCTGCCCAGGAGCATACGCCGAAAGACCATGAGACGACGCCGGGACACCCGGAGGCCGCGAGTCCCCCCAGTTCCGGAAGAAACCGCAGGCCGCCTTGCCCTCTCTTTGGGACCCACTCTGCCTGCGCCGTCCCCGCTTATACGAATTCCGATTGAATCTGGTAGTTTCAGATTCAATCCGACTTGCAAAGCTGCGCAGCAGAGCGGATGCGAGTAGGAAAAAATACGGGTTACGCGATATGGATGCACAGGCGGCGCTTTCCCGCCTGTGCAGGAATTAAGCGGAATCCGTATTACCCGGTCAAAAGCCCCCGTACCGCTTTGAAAAAGGATGCCCCTTGTCTTTTACGGCGTCCGTGGAAGGGCACCCCAGACGCCTCCATTTTCCGTCCTGCTCAGTGTTTTGCACTCGCTTCGCTCGCCAGAAAGCCGTGCCGTCCTTTTTGTCAAATGCTTTAGAGTCGGAGCCGTGAGCCGTTTTGCCTGCCCCCCCCTTCTGCACGGGCCATGGACCCGCGCTCTGTGGTCGCCCCTGCTGCGGGCCGGGGCCTTCGGAGCGCTGCGCGGCGGGCACCCCGGATATCCGGCGCTGGGCGTCACGGTGCCGGTCCCCACCCCCGCCGAGCTGGGGCTGGCTCTGGAGCGGTTGACCGGCACCGGCGCCCACGTCACCCTGCTTTGCCCGCCCGCCCTGGCACGCACCGCACCCGACCTCCTGCGGGCCGCCACCCGTGCCGGACACGAAATTGCGGGCGACGGCCTGACCAGGGGAGCGGGCGAACTGGCCCTGTTGCAGACCGTCGCCGGGCAACAGGTCACGGCGTGGCGGCTGCGGCCCAGCGAGCGAAACGGGGCGGCCCTGCGCACCCTGGCGGCCTGGGACATCCACCCCCTGCCCCCCGCGCTGCCTGCGCCCGAACCCGGCGGCACCGCCGAAGTCTCCCCCGCCGACCTTCGGGTTCGGCTGGACGACTGGCGGGCGCGGGGCTACCGCCCGGTGCCGGTGCGCGAGTTGCCGGGGCTGCGGACGGCGACCCCCGCTGACCTCGCACAGCACGTCTACATGCGGCTGGTCGAGGACCGTTTCAGCGCCCAGAGCCACCTCATCGACCTGACGCAGCGGGCCGACGGGGTGATGCGGATTGCGCCCCTGGACCACGCGCCGCCGCCGCTGCCTTTTCCGCCCCGCACCCCCACCGCCGAGCTGCACCTGCACTCGCCCCGGGTGGTGGGCCTCGCCGCCCGCAGCCCACTGACCGCCTACCGCGCCCACACCCGCAGCTGGGGCGACGTGGCCCGCGCCCTGCAAACCCGCCCCGAACTGGCCCGGGCCCAGGTCGTCTTCGGCGTGACACTCTTGTTCGGGCCGCTGGAAAAGGCGGGCTTTACCGTGGCCGAGTTGCCGCCCCTTCAGGCCCACTGGTACGGCCTGGGCTTCCGGCTGCTGCGGCTGGCCTACGGCACCGCCCGCCCGCCCAGCGAGGGCCTGCCCAAAATGGCCTGGATGACCCGCGAGGCGTTTCTGGCCCGGCACGGCGGGGCGGGAACAGAGAGCGGGACAGGGCCAGGGGACTGATACGGATTCCGCTTAATTCCTGCACAGTCGGGCCTATACAGTTGGGAAGGCGCCGCCTGTGCATCCATATCGCGGAATCCGTATTTTTTCCTACTCGCATCCGCTCTGCTGCGCAGCTTTGCAAGTCGGATTGAATCTGAAACGACCAGATTCAATCGGAATCCGTATGAGCCTCAGCCCGGCAGCTCGAACACCAGGGTCGTTCCCCGTCCGGGGGCGCTGTCCACCGTGAGTTGCCCGCCGGCCAGCGCCACCCGTTCGCGCAGGCCCAGCAGCCCCAGGTGCCCGGCCTGGGCGCGGGCCTCGGCCTGGTCCGGGGTAAAGCCCTGGCCGTCGTCGCTGACACTCAGGCGCACGGCGCTCTCCCCGAAGGTGATGCGCAGCGCGGCGCTGGCGGCCTGGGCGTGCTTGTCCACGTTGCTCAGGGCTTCCTGGGCCAGCCGGAACACGGTCAGCTCAGCGGCGGGCGACAATCGGCGCTCGGGGCCGCTGACCTCCAGCCGGGCAGCAGTTTGCGCCTGCGACGCCAGCCATTCCAGCGCCGGAAGCAGCCCCAGGTCGTCGAGCACCGAGGGCCGCAGGTTGCGGGCAAAGCGCCGCACGCTCTCGATGGCAGTGTCGAGGTCGGCGCGGATGTCGTCGGCCCGCTCACGCTGCGGGCCACTCAGCTCACGCGCCAGTCGGGTGACCCGGCGGGTGGTGGCGATCAGCACCTGCGCGGTGTCGTCGTGCAGCTCGCGGCTGATGCGCCGCCGCTCCTCCTCCTGCGCCTGGGTAAACAGGGCGAGGTAACTGCGCAGTTCGCTCTGGCGGCTGGTGGCGGCTTCCAGCGCCTGCCCGCGCCGGGCGATCTCGTCGGCCAGCGTCTGCAATTCGGAGAGGTCACGGGCGACCAGCAGCACGCCGCCCGCACCGTTTGCCTGCACCGCGCTCAGGCGCACTTCGAGTCGAAACCCCGCCACCGTGATCTCGGCGCGGCCCCCGGCGGGATGGGCCAGCGCCATGTCCCAGGCCAGGCGCAGCGTCTCACGGGTGTCCGGCGTGGGCAACGAGAGCAGCGGCGCTCCGGTCAGCGGGCCGGTCAGCGGTTCGAGCAGGCGGCAGGCGGCGGGGTTGGCGTAGGTGACCTGTCCCGCCGCGTCCGCACTCAGAATCAGGTCGTGGGCGCCCTCGGCCAGCTGCCGGTAACGGGCTTCCTCGCGCCGCAGCGCCGTGAGCAGCCGCTCGCGGGTCAGTGTCAGGGCGAGTTGGTCGGCCACCGAGCGGGCCAGGCCCAGCACCCGGTCCCCGGGCGGAACCGTATCCGGGTCATCGGCGTAGAGAAAGCCCAGCACCTCGCTGCCGTCCTCGCCGCCGACCAGGGGCACGATCAGGGCGCTTCCGGCGGTGGGCAGGCAGACCCGGCGCGTCAGCGGGCGCGGCCCCCGGCCCAGTTGCCCGGCGAGGTGCGCGAGTTCCTCGGGCGACGGGGGGTGCAGGTTGTAGGCCGCGCAGCGCAGCCCCCCGTCCTCGCCGTTCAGCACCAGCAGGCCGCGCCCGGCGCCCAGCGCGAGGGCGCAAAGCCGCACCGCTTCGGCCAGCGCCTGTTGCCGGCGCTCGGGGTCGCTCCGGTCCTCGCTGAGCAGTTGCCCCACCCCCAGCAGCACGGCGGCTTCGCGCTCACGGCGCAGCTCTTCTTCGTACAGCCGGGCGTTTTCGATGGCCAGACTCGCCTGCGCGGCGAACACGCTGGCGAGCGCGAGTTCGTCGCTGTCGAGCGGCAATTCGGCTTTCCAGTACAGGGTCAGCACTCCGAACAGCCCGCCCCGGGTGAGCAGCGGCAGCCCCAGCACGCCCCGGTAGGGGTACTCGCCCCGCGCGAGCAGGCCGCGCGTGTAGCGGCTGCCTCCGCCCCAGCCCTCACGCGGGAGGTCACGGGCGACCACGGCCTCGCGCCGGGCGGCGGCCTGCCCGGTCACGCCCGCCCCGAACTTGGCCCGCACCCGCAGCACGTACTCGCTGCTCAGCCCCAGCGCCGAGGTGATGTTCAGGGTCCGGCCATCGGCCTGCTGCTCGTACACGGCGGCGGCGTCGGCCTGAAACAGGGCCTGCGCTCCTTCCAGCACGCGCGGCAGGGTGTCGGACAGGTGCAGGCTGCCCGCCAGGACCGCTCCCGCCTCGCGCAGCGCCTCGGCGGCCTCGCGCTTGCGGGTTTCGATGGCGTAGAGCCGCGCATTGTCGATGGCCAGACTCGCCTGCTCGGCCAGCGCCAGCACGAGCCTCGCGTCGTCGTCGCTGGCCGCCGCGCCGGGCGTGCGGCTGTCCACGTACAGCAGCCCCAGCGGGCGCCCCCGCGCACTCAGCGGGGCGATCACGGCGGCCTCGGGGCTGAGTTCGCTCAGGCTGCGGGCCAGCGGGGTATGTTCGTCCCGCGCCCGCTCGAACCGGATGGTTTCGCCCCGCCGCACCAGCTTCTCGAAGGTGACCGGCCCCACGCCGATGCCGCCGGTAAACGGCCCGTCGAAGCCGAAGGTAAAGACTTCGCCCGTGCGCGCCCGGCCTTCGCCGTACTCGCTGAACAGCCCCACGAAGGCGCGGCCAAAGCCCAGGGCCTGCGCCGCCGTTTCCGCCGTTCCGCGCAGCACCACCCCGAGGTCGAGGCTGCCCGCCAGCCGCCGCACCAGACTCTCCACCGTCTCGGCAATCCGGCCCCGCCCCCGCCGCGCTTCCCGCGCCTGCACCCCTTCCAGCGCCAGCGCCAGCAGCGGCGCGAGGCCCAGAAGCTGCGTCTGCCCTTCCTCGCTCGCCCCCACCAGTTCCAGCACCCCGCAGCCGAACGGCAGGGCGCTGAGCATGCCCGCCGCCTGCACACTGCCCCCGTCGAGCGCCCGCCGCGCCAGACTGCCGTCACTCAGGGCCAGGCCCCGGCCCTCACAGGCGACCTCGTGCAGTTCGCCCGCAGACGCGGCCCACACCCGCGCGCCGTGGGCGCCGGTCTGCTCACAGGCGTAGGCGGCCAGCAGCGTCCCGAACGCGGGCACGGTGCTCGCCTGGGCAAGGGCAGGGGGCAGGGCGACCATAAGGACCAGGGCCGAGTCTAGAGCAGTTCTCCGAATTACGTGATGCGCGGAACGTCACCCCGCATCACTCCATTCTTCGCGCTGGTCAGAAGTTCAGGAGGAGCGCCCAAGCGGGACACAGCGTCACCAGCCGCACAGCCACCTCCACCTCAACCCGGCTCGTCCAGAGTTTCCGTTTCCCACAGCAGGTCACGCCAGACCCAGCCGCAGCCTGGAAACCGCAGTCCCGCTTCGAGTTCGGCCAGCAGGTAGGCCCGCGCCGCGCCGGTGGTCGTGAGGTCGGCCAGCGCCCCGAGGTCACGCTGCCCGTCGATCCACCGGGCCACGGGGTGCCCGGTCAGGTGCGGGGCGGCCCTGTCCAGCCGCAGCCCGAACCAGGCAAAACGTCCGATGGGCCTGGCCTGCCCGCCCAGGACCGCCTGAGCCAGCGCCCCCGCAAGGCTGGGCAGTGTCTGGCCGCTCTGGGGCAACGCGGCGCGGACGCTGCGTCCCTCCGGGTGCTCGAAGCCCGGCAGCGCTGCCTGCCAGCGACGGCTGGGACTGCCGATCACGGCGCAGATGCGGCGCCACTCGTCGCTGATCCGCGCCCATTCGGCCACGAACTGCGCGTAGGGCAGCGGAGGTGTTCCGCCCTGGGGCCGCACCACGAATTCGAACCTTCCCCGCTGCGGTTCCGGCGGGCAGCTCATCAGCGCGTCCATGCCCGACCAGTCGACGACGGCGCCCCCCGTCACCTCGCCGCGCACCAGCGACACCTGAAACGGCAGCGGCCGACCGTTTACCGCCGCCTCGACCCGCAGCACCCCGGTCTGGCGGGTGTCATGCAGCAGGTCCAGCAGGCCAGGCAGTGGCAGGTCGTGGAGGTCTCCTCGCAGGGGCGAATCGGGGTGGACGAGGCTCACGGCACCCATCTTAAAGGGCAGGAGTTTACAGACCAGTCACCAGAGAGCAGCGGAGCAGAGGGCGACAGAGACAGAGCCGTGAGGCGAGGACACCGGGAAGCGGGCGGAGCCCCCGCCTGTTCTGGCCCCTGTCCGGGGGCTATCTGTTTGGGGGCTGTGCGCTCAGAATTGCACCTATGCGTCGACAACAAGCAACTCAGGGGGCCACCATGATCATGGTGGTCCTGCTGACCCTGCTGCTGCTCGCCGGGATTCTGGCCGCCACGGTGCGCCTGAGCCTGGGGAGTCGGCAGAACACGGCCGATCAGGCAGCGACTTTAAAGGCCCAGTACGCGGCGGAGTCGCAAATGGCGATGGTCACGCGCCGACTTCAGGATTACCAAAAGTTACTGACTGCGGAAATTCCCGGAGCCGACGGCGGCAGCATCACCCATTTGCAGGTCCCCCCCGGTACGACCATTGCAGACCTCGAAGCCTATGGCAAGCAATTTTGTAATAAGGCAGGGGTGAGCAATCCCTGGGTTGCCACTACCGCCTACGCCGCTGCACGCTCCACGCTTGATGACGAACTCTATCCCGATGCCAAGGAATGCGCAGTTGACAATACGGTCAACAATGCCGAGCAGTTTGCGATTCTCGCTGCTCTGGTCACGTCGCAGGCTTACAATGTTCTTGAGAACGCTGATGAGCGGCCGAGTGACGTGAACGACCCAGCCATCCTCAAGGCTTGGTGGAAAACACTGCTCACCACTGATATCGGGACCACCAACTGGCGTCTAGGCGTCCGTGCCTTGCGAGTGGTGCAGCTGACACCGACGGTCTACCGCTTTTTCTTCGGAGTTCAGAACGCCCGAACGCGCGGCATCGTCGGCAACGCCACACGTGTCATGACGGCGTCAAGAGCAAAGGACGGCGAATGGTGGTTTCAGATTGAGCTGCCCAATCTGCTTGAAGACGTGCTCATGACCAACCACCACCGCTCTCAGCCCTCCAGCACTGCGACCTATGAGCCAGCGGGGGCACCGAGCGTCAACTTCACCGACCAACGCTTTGACGGCTCCATCCACACCAACGAGAAGTTTCTCTTCGACGGCAGCGCAAGCGCTCAGTTCCTCGACCAGGTCAGCAGTGTGGGCTGTACAGATCTGCCGCGTAATGGGCGCCCGGCCAGCGGCGACTGTGCCAAGGCAGCAGGTGTTTACATCGCCAGAGAGATTCAAACACCACCGACCACGGCGGACACAAATGCCAAGAGAAGCAAGTGGATTGCAGATAAGGTAGCTGAGTCACCGCGCACGGTCAGTTTTGTCAAGACACCGAGCGACAGCACGCAAATCGATTATTCTAAAACGAATTTTACCGCCGATTACAAACCTCTGCCGGAGAATGAAAGCGATCAGATGGCGGCGGCCAACAACGCCGGGCTCGCATTGAGCGGTCAGGTGGATTCAGTGGAGCTGAAGGCAGCCGACGGAAACGGCACACCGCTTTCAACCTACGCCAATAGCAAGTGGAATGAGGCCGCTGGTAATATCTATCAGTACATTACTGTCAAGCGTCGTGAAATCACTCGAAGCTGCACGGTTTCAAGCTGGCGGCAAGAAGACTACTGGAGTTTCATTGCTTGGAAATACTACCCGACTCAGACTTATATCGACTGGCCCAGCTCTGACCCTGAAACAGGGACTTCACTTAAGAAATATAGCAGCTCGCATTACTACGTCAGGAGTGTGACCTGTCAAAGTACAGTCTCCAGTACAGTTATTACTGACGAGTACCGTTATGGGCCGGACATGGTCCTGCAAAAGAAACCGGCGGGCGGAGCTTGGTCGCAAGCGACGGCGGTTCGCACCAATTTCAACGGTGTCATCTTTGGACAGAATATGACGACAGTGACTGGCCCGGCACGGATTGGCGGCGATACCACCGGAGCGCTTGACAGGGCACCCCCTGCTCTGGCTTCGTTTGCCAAGATCACCCTGGCCGCAAGTGGCGACATTGGCCTTGGTTCCGATCTGACGTTGTCGCAGACGCCCTGCACTTTCTCTGAAACGAGGGCGACGCCACCTTGCACACGTAATCCTGGCAATGTTCTCGGTATTTACAGTCAGAGCGGCAACGTCATCGTGAGAACGACGACTCCTAGAAACGTCAACATCCACGCCGCAATTATGGCGAGCACTGGAGAGGCGACAGTCGAGAATTACAATTCGCGTGCTCAGAGCGGAAATGTCAAGCTGATCGGTAGCCTGATTGAAAACTGGTACGGCGCGTTTGGACAGTACGGCAGCAGCAACACAGGTTACGGTCGTGATTTTACCTACGACGTGCGTCTGAACAGGGGTATCACCCCACCATTTTTCCCGGTCTCTCCCCGGTGGAATGTGAAACCGGCCTCTGCGGTATCGCAGAACAGCCTGGCAAGCATCGTGCCCCTGACGTCGTCTTCCAGAGGGTTGAGCTTCTGATGAGGTGGCACCAAGGGGGACTTACCCTTATCGAACTGCTCGTGGTACTGGCGATCATCGGCATTCTGATGGGCATTTTTGGGTGGAATATGATACGCAGCATCAGAGCCGCCGAACTGCGGGAAGCGGCAGCCCAGGTGGCTGTAGATCTGCGTCAGGCGCGTTCGCTGGCGCAACGCAGCAGCAGCGACATCGTTCTCGTGCTTCCAGGAAGCGCAGGGGCAAACACTTACAAGGTGGATACCAACGTCAAATCTATTCCTTATGGAGTGCGACTGATTTGTAGATCCAACTGCGGCACCAGCACGACAACGAACGTGACTTATCAGGCACCATACGGCGAATTGGGTGCCATAGGTAGCATTTATATCGTCAGGAGCCCCATGAGTGGAATCGGTGACTATGAAATCAGAATTGTGGGCGTGACCGGCAAGATTATCCTTGCAAAAGCGGGGGGCTAAGTGGTGTCTCAGGATGAAAGTAGGTTGCACCGACAGTTACAGGAACGCGAACAGGGGCTGACGATCATTGAGCTTCTGGTCGCCATTGCTCTTCTAGGGATCCTGACTGCTGTTTTAACCGCTACCTTGACCGGATCACTCAGTCTTAACAGGCAGTCACAGAAACAGCTTGACACCACCACACAGGTTCAGGCCATTGTCGAAAACGTGCGCGCCGCTTGGAAGACGCAAAGCAATTATGACAGCGCTTGTGCGCCCAGCGTTCCAGTACCGACTGGGTACAGCGTCAGGTTCATCAACCTCAACTCGCGTGCTGCTCCACTCAATGCGAACGGCACCCTTTGGCAAGCTCCGAATCCCAATCCGACCAACGCAGGGCCACCAAGCAACCCAGTTTCTCTCCAGGCAGCTTGTACGGCAGCAACTGGTGCAAGTGTAGGAAGTGGGACGGCCCTATCGGTGCCTGCTCTTCGGCGTCTCGTGGTGCAATCGGGAACGGCCGCGGCAGACGGCTCGCAGGTCATTGGGCCGCAAGACTTCTCTTTGACTCTTGATGTACTGAGACCACAAGAATGAATGTTCCAGACAAACGCGTAAGGGCTGAGGGCTTTACCCTCATTGAGCTGCTCGTGGCCATAGCTTTACTGGCTGTCGTCCTTTCGGCACTTGTGGCCTTCTTCAGCCAAAGCAGCCGCGTTGCGACCGAATCCGGCAGCCGCGCAGAGTTGCAGCAGGAAATTCTGAACGCTCAGCAGCTTATCGCTGGGCGCCTGAAAGAAGCGTGGTACGTCTACCCGGCAGGTTATACATTGCAATTGGGAGCATCAGCAACCAGCACGGCGA is from Deinococcus wulumuqiensis R12 and encodes:
- a CDS encoding glycosyltransferase family 4 protein; this encodes MNPLRIGLFTDTFLPDQNGIVTSVCLLSDELRALGHRVDVVAPQFPEHLDRRADVRRVASVRYPLLPTYRLAWPTRKSFEQRYDVVHTHTPLTLGLAGARLARKWRVPHVATYHTHLEAYTHYVPGMTQLNRAVHFMPRVVGRLYGEADAVITPTAGTLDTLRQAGIEDAVVIPTSIDPAVLEAAPPIADPWPSGTRRLLTVGRLAREKRFDLVLDALAQLPGAHLVMLGEGPERAHLEDHAERLGISGRVTFVGVRPWTEIGAYYRLAELFVFASDTETQGLVLQEAQLMGVPVVAVGARGTLTGVQSGYSGYLVPPGDVAGLVGRSLELLSSPAEHQRFSRQAREFGGRTTPAGVARQVLAVYARVLGRSDLTLPGPGQGAAEEGDHPRNTPAYGR
- a CDS encoding pilus assembly FimT family protein: MRWHQGGLTLIELLVVLAIIGILMGIFGWNMIRSIRAAELREAAAQVAVDLRQARSLAQRSSSDIVLVLPGSAGANTYKVDTNVKSIPYGVRLICRSNCGTSTTTNVTYQAPYGELGAIGSIYIVRSPMSGIGDYEIRIVGVTGKIILAKAGG
- a CDS encoding YkoP family protein gives rise to the protein MSRFACPPLLHGPWTRALWSPLLRAGAFGALRGGHPGYPALGVTVPVPTPAELGLALERLTGTGAHVTLLCPPALARTAPDLLRAATRAGHEIAGDGLTRGAGELALLQTVAGQQVTAWRLRPSERNGAALRTLAAWDIHPLPPALPAPEPGGTAEVSPADLRVRLDDWRARGYRPVPVRELPGLRTATPADLAQHVYMRLVEDRFSAQSHLIDLTQRADGVMRIAPLDHAPPPLPFPPRTPTAELHLHSPRVVGLAARSPLTAYRAHTRSWGDVARALQTRPELARAQVVFGVTLLFGPLEKAGFTVAELPPLQAHWYGLGFRLLRLAYGTARPPSEGLPKMAWMTREAFLARHGGAGTESGTGPGD
- a CDS encoding DUF4388 domain-containing protein → MGAVSLVHPDSPLRGDLHDLPLPGLLDLLHDTRQTGVLRVEAAVNGRPLPFQVSLVRGEVTGGAVVDWSGMDALMSCPPEPQRGRFEFVVRPQGGTPPLPYAQFVAEWARISDEWRRICAVIGSPSRRWQAALPGFEHPEGRSVRAALPQSGQTLPSLAGALAQAVLGGQARPIGRFAWFGLRLDRAAPHLTGHPVARWIDGQRDLGALADLTTTGAARAYLLAELEAGLRFPGCGWVWRDLLWETETLDEPG
- a CDS encoding GAF domain-containing protein; translated protein: MVALPPALAQASTVPAFGTLLAAYACEQTGAHGARVWAASAGELHEVACEGRGLALSDGSLARRALDGGSVQAAGMLSALPFGCGVLELVGASEEGQTQLLGLAPLLALALEGVQAREARRGRGRIAETVESLVRRLAGSLDLGVVLRGTAETAAQALGFGRAFVGLFSEYGEGRARTGEVFTFGFDGPFTGGIGVGPVTFEKLVRRGETIRFERARDEHTPLARSLSELSPEAAVIAPLSARGRPLGLLYVDSRTPGAAASDDDARLVLALAEQASLAIDNARLYAIETRKREAAEALREAGAVLAGSLHLSDTLPRVLEGAQALFQADAAAVYEQQADGRTLNITSALGLSSEYVLRVRAKFGAGVTGQAAARREAVVARDLPREGWGGGSRYTRGLLARGEYPYRGVLGLPLLTRGGLFGVLTLYWKAELPLDSDELALASVFAAQASLAIENARLYEEELRREREAAVLLGVGQLLSEDRSDPERRQQALAEAVRLCALALGAGRGLLVLNGEDGGLRCAAYNLHPPSPEELAHLAGQLGRGPRPLTRRVCLPTAGSALIVPLVGGEDGSEVLGFLYADDPDTVPPGDRVLGLARSVADQLALTLTRERLLTALRREEARYRQLAEGAHDLILSADAAGQVTYANPAACRLLEPLTGPLTGAPLLSLPTPDTRETLRLAWDMALAHPAGGRAEITVAGFRLEVRLSAVQANGAGGVLLVARDLSELQTLADEIARRGQALEAATSRQSELRSYLALFTQAQEEERRRISRELHDDTAQVLIATTRRVTRLARELSGPQRERADDIRADLDTAIESVRRFARNLRPSVLDDLGLLPALEWLASQAQTAARLEVSGPERRLSPAAELTVFRLAQEALSNVDKHAQAASAALRITFGESAVRLSVSDDGQGFTPDQAEARAQAGHLGLLGLRERVALAGGQLTVDSAPGRGTTLVFELPG
- a CDS encoding type II secretion system protein; the encoded protein is MSQDESRLHRQLQEREQGLTIIELLVAIALLGILTAVLTATLTGSLSLNRQSQKQLDTTTQVQAIVENVRAAWKTQSNYDSACAPSVPVPTGYSVRFINLNSRAAPLNANGTLWQAPNPNPTNAGPPSNPVSLQAACTAATGASVGSGTALSVPALRRLVVQSGTAAADGSQVIGPQDFSLTLDVLRPQE
- a CDS encoding glycosyltransferase produces the protein MPEFSVIIPARNEAAYLPRTLQALEQQTLPPHEVLVVDNASRDQTAEIARAWGAQVLPCPVGGVARARQLGLETARSSWVATTDADSCPCPDWLAAYAQGAPGRVALYGPMRFWGLNEPWGRASGLAYSAFLHVCRVIGRPNLAGGNMAFSRQAALLAGGYPEVEAYEDVILGQNLARLGAIGYVPRALVETSARRLDRGVGPFLVQHLRNLTGHTRGYFGDDRLPPPPPDQDPAE